One Brassica napus cultivar Da-Ae chromosome A5, Da-Ae, whole genome shotgun sequence DNA window includes the following coding sequences:
- the LOC111216072 gene encoding protein IDA-LIKE 4-like translates to MVTTHQHYWMKRLSINPQALLLLFFCFFFIHHCDASRALSPSSVFYIIPNDDHNKNTMRRDHFFGILPRHLPVPASGPSRKHNDIGLQALLSP, encoded by the coding sequence ATGGTTACTACACATCAACATTATTGGATGAAAAGGTTATCAATAAACCCAcaagctcttcttcttctgttcttctgcttcttcttcattcaCCATTGCGACGCCTCGAGAGCCTTGTCACCATCAAGCGTTTTCTACATAATCCCTAATGATGATCACAACAAAAACACTATGAGGAGAGACCATTTCTTTGGAATCTTGCCAAGACACTTACCTGTtccggcttctggtccttcacGAAAACACAACGACATTGGTCTACAAGCATTGTTGTCTCCATGA